The genomic interval CTCGGCGGTGGACTGCGGGACGTCCACGTAGATGGGATCGAGCTGCTGGACGGTCGCCAGCGCGAGCGGCTGGTACGCCGCCGCCAGCGCGCCGTCCGTCACCTCGGACCTTCCGATGCGCCCGGAGATCGGGGCGGCGATCCGGGTGTGTTCAAGGTTGACGCGGGCGGACGCCACGGACGCCTTCCAGAACTCGACGTCCGCCTCGGCCTGCTTCAGGGCGGCGGCCGCGTCGTCGTAGTCCTGCCGGCTGACCGCTCTCGATTCGAGCAGCTCCTTGTACCTGTCGGCCCGCGAGCGGATCGCCGGAAGGTTGGCTTCGGCCCTCCCGAGCGCGGCCTTCGCGTTGTCGAACGCCGCCTGGAAGCTCGACGGGTCGATCTGGTAGAGAAGCTGCCCCGCCTGGACGTTGGTCCCTTCCTCGAACAGCCGCTTCCGGATGATCCCGCTCACTTGCGGGCGGATCTCGGCGGTGCGGTAGGCGGTCGTGCGCCCCGGCAGCTCGGTGGTCAGCTCGATCCGCTGCGTCTTCAGCGTCAAAGCGGCGACTTCCGGGACCATCTGCGGCGAAGCCTGCCGCTTCCCGCCGCATCCCCCGGCAAGGAGGCCGGCGACGGCCAGCAGCGCGGCGGCCGCCATCAGCGGCCCGGGAAGGGAATCATACCGTTTCATCCGAGTCCTCCGGCTTTTCGATGGGTTCGGTCAATCCGTCG from Thermodesulfobacteriota bacterium carries:
- a CDS encoding efflux RND transporter periplasmic adaptor subunit, giving the protein MKRYDSLPGPLMAAAALLAVAGLLAGGCGGKRQASPQMVPEVAALTLKTQRIELTTELPGRTTAYRTAEIRPQVSGIIRKRLFEEGTNVQAGQLLYQIDPSSFQAAFDNAKAALGRAEANLPAIRSRADRYKELLESRAVSRQDYDDAAAALKQAEADVEFWKASVASARVNLEHTRIAAPISGRIGRSEVTDGALAAAYQPLALATVQQLDPIYVDVPQSTAELLALKARAKDGRIQSGENQRSVKILLEDGTAYPREGKLQFRDVTVDPTTGSVNLRIVVPNPQGVLLPGMFVRAVIKEGVNKNAILVPQQSVARDPKGNPSVLLVASAGKVEQRPVVLDRAVGSDWLVSKGLAAGDNVVVEGMQKVRPGASVKVVPLAAAPAK